One Ammospiza caudacuta isolate bAmmCau1 chromosome 27, bAmmCau1.pri, whole genome shotgun sequence genomic window, ccagtACCATTCAGtaactgctcagcaccatcccaggagCACCTCAGCACCATTCAGtaactgctcagcaccatcccaggagcacctcagcaccactcagtaactgctcagcaccatcccaggagcacctcagcaccactcagtaactgctcagcaccatcccaggagcacctcagaaactgctcagcaccatctcagcaccactcagtatctgctcagcaccactcagtaactgctcagcaccatcccaggagcacctcagcaccatctcaggagcacctcagcaccatctcagcaccactcagtatctgctcagcaccatcccaggagcacctcagcaccactcagtaactgctcagcaccatctcagcaccactcagtatctgctcagcaccatctcaggagcACCTCAGTACCACTCAGTAACTGCTCAGCACCATTCAGtaactgctcagcaccatctcagcaccatctcaggagcaactcagcaccatctcaggagcACCTCAGTaccatctcagcaccactcagtatctgctcagcaccatctcagtatctgctcagcaccatctcagtatctgctcagcaccatcccagtACCATTCAGtaactgctcagcaccatcccaggagCACCTCAGCACCATTCAGtaactgctcagcaccatcccaggagcacctcagaaactgctcagcaccatctcagcaccactcagtaactgctcagcaccatcccaggagcacctcagcaccatctcaggagcacctcagcaccatctcagcaccactcagtatctgctcagcaccatctcaggagcacctcagcaccatcccaggagcacctcagcaccactcagtaactgctcagcaccatcccaggagcacctcagcaccatcccaggagcacctcagcaccactcagtaactgctcagcaccatctcagcaccactcagtatctgctcagcaccatctcaggagcacctcagcaccactcagtaactgctcagcaccatctcagcaccactcagtatctgctcagcaccatcccagtACCATTCAGtaactgctcagcaccatcccaggagcacctcagcaccatcccaggagcacctcagcaccactcagtatctgctcagcaccatctcagcaccactcAGTATCTGCTCAGCACCACTCAGTATCTGCCCAGCACCACTCAGtatctgctcagcaccatcccaggagcacctcagcaccatctcagcaccactcagtatctgctcagcaccatctcagtatctgctcagcaccatcccagtACCACTCAGtaactgctcagcaccatctcagcaccactcagtatctgctcagcaccatctcagcaccatctcaggagcacctcagcaccactcagtaactgctcagcaccatctcagcaccactcagtatctgctcagcaccatctcagtatctgctcagcaccatcccagtACCATTCAGtaactgctcagcaccatcccaggagCACCTCAGCACCGTCCCAGGAGCACCTCAGCACCACTCAGtaactgctcagcaccatcccaggagcacctcagcaccatcccaggagcacctcagcaccactcagtaactgctcagcaccatctcaggataATTGCATTTAATAGAGAAACTGCAGGAGGGTAGGATACAGTTGTCAGTTTTTCCTGACAACCACTGAGGTGCAAATCAAGGACAAACAGGTCTTTCCAGGAGCCCACACATGCAACACCAGTCTGCTTTTTAAAGTAGACCAGGTTGGGAATgatctgtcttggtttggaataAAGCTTTATGGAGTGTCAAAGCTCTTCTCTTACTACAGTATCAATAACGGCAAACTTACAGATTAGAATTGTACAAAAAATTGATTTATGAACATGCAATGTTATGAGatagttgggttttttgttttcaggtCAACAGTAATAGGCAAGCCATCAGAAACCAGAGAAATGGTTCTTTTCTGCCCATTTTTAAACTGCCTAAAGAGTACCCACTGTAATTTAGCTGGAGAATTTTCCTAGATTAGACACGTCTCCCCTCAAAAATCTATCACAGCTTTGGGAATTGTAAAACAAACACTACAGTGCTACAAGGGGATCCGTCCTTGTGAGACAACTGAAAACAAGATGATTTGCAGTGCAAGCAGCTCGAGCCCAATGTGGGACAGCAGCTCTCTCTTCCTGAAGTTACCTCCATTCCCACTTACATCTGCCTGGGTTCCCAGCACAAATCCTGTCTGGATCCAAGAAatcctgggctgggcagtgagGCATGGTTAGccagagccaggcacagccacatcCAGGCCGTTTAGATCTGTTGGCAAAGGATAGCCAAGAGTGAAATGCACCAATTGCTGCAGCAATGCTGAGATGTCTCCAgaactgctggagcagcccaagtCCCAAAGTGCAGCCCTGGGTGGGAAGAGCTCGTGGCAATCAGCAGATCCTGCCCCAGCTGAAAGGAACTGCAGAGAAGCTCTCTAAGGGCACATCTCTTACCTGTATGTGCAGCAGGCTGACAGCTGATGCAGAGTTTAATTACTGCACTGAGCTCTTCTGTACCTTCCTCGTGTTCACAGGGGCTTTTGTTTGTTGGAAAATGTATCTGGGAATTTTTCCTACTTTTCTGAGGCCAGGCTCCTCTTTCCTCCACACTCCTGGCCCATACTGCTGCTAGGTGTATACTATTTTAACACAAAACTAAAGGATTCCTTTATAAGGAGCAAACAAAACCATGGGGTCTTTATCTTCCATACCAGTATCTTCATCCCTAAGACCAGGCTTATTTTCCTCCCAGGAAACTATTTTAACACAAAATTATAAAGGAATCCTTTAGGGAGCAAACCATGGGGGTCTACCTGTATCTTCATCCCTAAGACCAGGCTTATTTACCTCCCAGGTGAGATTTGTCCCCTGTTTCATAACGACCAAGGTTTTCCCTGGCAGGTGCCACAGAAGGCAGAACATCACTCTGCAGGTCTCACCTGCATTAGAAATTCTGGGTTATATTCTGGTTTATACAAGTCTGATGTCCCTAGGGCCTCCTCTGGCCACAAGCTGCTTCATTTGAGTCACTTAATTCAGCTTAAGCCTGGCTTTTGCAAAACCATAATGATCCCGGCTGAAGCAAATACTCCAATTCTGCACTGGCTTAATTCCATTAAAGCACTACCCGGATCCTTTTGCAACCTGGGCGTTAAAGTTCACTTAAATTAAGGAACTGGGCTAACTGCTTTCGGAGCGGGATTTTGGATGCGACCAGAGGGGCTGGATGGTTCCAGAGCTGACAGAGCAGGTGTGACCCTGCCCGGTgaggagccctgggcacacagagcagcgCTCTGGCCCAGGACACCGGCTGGGTTTCGTAAGAGCTGCGAGCAGCGTTACACAAGCAGCGTCACGGCaggacagagccagcagggctcaCGCAAACCTCCCCAGCATCATCGGGACCAGGGCTCAGCCGGCTCCTTCCCCGCAAACCAGGCACGACTCTCAGCCTGGACAGGGTGAAAAACGCGTGTATTTTGTGATtggcttttggcaaatattGAAGTGGATGTTATGTGCGTagtgttagaaagtgatgctgtattaattccCTTAAATATGGGTTTAGGtgataaaaattgttaaaatagaaacggTGCTATGTAAGgtgctttgtttaaaagaaagggcTTGCAGCCAGGTAGCAGCAACGGGACgcctgaatctttcagagaaagggaatttattgccttcttatcagaagaaacgaacttcaTCCCGCCTTGAAGGTCCTGTTAGGATTCGGAGGAAGAAGTTGACGATCCcgtatttgaatggaatttatgcatcatgtataaatatgcaacaggctgttgcttttaagggttaatcccctgttaatgtgggtccttCTTCGGGCTCGTggtgcccagaaaaaggtaccgagacgtccgtaactctttgtttttattgtctcatattgtcctaattcaatttgtccaaattgttgTTACTCTGTGttactaatttttttaaccattttattactattaaacttttaaagatTTTGCAAACAAGTGTATGGCGTTCTTCACAGACAGTGACTGAACAGTTCATTTCCGCAGTAATGGGAGCACGGctcaccctgcccagcctgccaaGGACTGCAGGGACTGCGAGGATGTGAATTGGGGACAGAAAGGTTCCCTTGGGCAGCGCAGGCGGCCAGCGGGCCGTGACTCAGCACAAAGAGCCAGCCAGgtcctcagcagggctgagctcgGGGTAAACAAACTCACCCTTTCACCCTGACCTCTTTAGCAAATGAAGagacccaaaaaaaaacaatcaagGCGCTTAAACCATCTTTCACTGGTCCTTCTTGACCCCACCCCATCTGAGAAAACTTTATTCCTGTCTCTTTTCAGCTGTGCGGAAGCCACACCAAGCCCAGCGCCTAAACCAGAAGATACAAGACCCAGCACCCCTAAGGACAGACATATCTTTAATTAATCATTATTCCATCTCTAAATCGCCAGCTGCAAGAGGCTCTCAGACCATTTAAAGCCCGTGTCTCTAAGAGGCAGAGCTGACTCATCAGGGAGGCACAGGATGTGTTCACTTACGGGACCTTGTGGGAATTATCGGGCTCCTGGGCTCACATCTCTTAAAGCCAACATTCCCTTGGACCTGGTGCCATGGAAGGGCAGTTCCCAGCACTGGCTTCCCCCTCTGCTGACAGCTCTCAGAGGTGCCAGGAGGGCCTTCATTCCTGgaggagagcagccagcagagctctgccagctctgcaaaGGGACGGGGCACATCTCTGGGTGAAACAGGTGAAATTCCAACACCCTGAGACTGCAAACCgagccctgagctgctcctgttcaacaggcagagctgctgtggcaccTGCACGTCACCTGTCCTTGAGAGCTCCGTCCTTCCCACAGGATGGCACTGCCCGGGCAGCAGAGAGGCCATGGGCACCAGCTCAGGGTTTATCAGAGTTTGTCAGGGCAGGAGTTCAGCGGGCTCCGAGGCAGGGATTGCATCACACAGCAccacagcatctcctgcagTGATGCTGTCACACGAACGAGTCACCAGGAGCTCTGGCCTGCGGGGCTCTCCTGAAGGACGAAGCCCTGGAGCTGTTATCTCATTcattccagctgtgcagcccagctgtgctgccgGGGGTCCGGGCGGGGTTCCGAGGGGCTTCGGGAGCCATCTGCTGTCATCAGCCCAGATTACAGCGAGGGGCTGACGGCACCAGgctccctcccaccctcccagcgCCACtgaggttgggaaagacctccaagatGATCCAGCCCAACCTGCGACCCATCAACCTTATCAACCAGGCCAGAGCACTGAGCGCCGTGTTGAGCCATTCcctggacacccccagggatggagactccaccaccctcctgggcagcccctgccaatgCCTAatcaccctttcagtgaagaaactCCTCCCGAGAAAATACCCGAATTTAACTACAAGCAGAAATAAGAGCCCCTCAGGGAGATCACCACCTCAGCCGGAAGGATTTGGTGCTCTCCATAGGAAACACAGCGCTCCCAACACAGGGAAGGGCTCCACGTGAGGGCCTGCAGTGAGCAGAGATGGGGTTCCAGACCCCCAGCATTAATGCCAGCTCCCACAGGcccaggtgggagcagcagggcactcACCCCCTGCTCAGAGGGCCGGGCGGAGCTGCAGGGAGCGCGGCACAGGACGGGGACATGCTGGGTGatgctcacagtgctctgggAACTGAGGGGCTTTGTtcctctgcaggcagcacagtggCACTGGGCCTGGCACGGCACAGTGCCCATGTCCCAGCCTGATGTTGGCCCTGGCACGACAAGCGTGCAACCCCGGTGGGCTCAGGATGGTGAGGGCGAGAGCCCCAGGGCTTCAGCACGGTGGGTGTGCAAGGCACATACAAGGCGTGTGTCAGGTGTGTACCAGGTGTGTACCGGGTGTCCGTGTTCCAGGTGtttgtgtcccaggtgtgtctgtaTTCCAGGGGTTTCTCTATTCCAGGTGTTTCTCTATTCCAGCTGTTTCTATGTCTGTATTCCAGCTGTGTCTGAATCCCAGGTTCTTCTGTATTCCATCTCTGTCAGTATTCCAGCTGTTTCTGTGTTCCAGTTGTTTGCGTATTCCAGCTGTATCTGtgttccagctgtttccctatCCCAGCTGTTTCTGTGTTCTAGGTGTGTCTCtattccagctgtttccctatCCCAGCTGTTTCTGTGCCTGTATCCCAGGCTGGTCTCTATCCCAGCTGTTTCTGTGTCTGTATCCCAGGTGTCTCtattccagctgtttccctgtcccagctgtttCTGTGTTCTAGGTGTGTCTCTATCCCAGCTGTTTCTCtattccagctgtttccctgtcccagctgtttCCCTATCCCAGCTGTTTCTGTGTCTGTATCCCAGGTGTCTCTATTCCGGCTgtttccctgtcccagctgtttCTCTATTCCAGCTGTTTCTGTGTTATAGGTGTGTCTCTATCCCAGCTGTTTCCCTATCCCAGCTGTTTCTGTGTCTGTATCCCAGGTGTCTCTATTCCGGCTgtttccctgtcccagctgtttCTCTATTCCGGCTgtttccctgtcccagctgtttctctattccagctgtttccctatCCCAGCTGTTTCTGTGTTCTAGGTGTGTCTCTATCCCAGCTGTTTCTCtattccagctgtttccctgtcccagctgtttCCCTATCCCAGCTGTTTCTGTGTCTGTATCCCAGGTGTCTCTATTCCGGCTgtttccctgtcccagctgtttCTCTATTCCAGCTGTTTCTGTGTTATAGGTGTGTCTCTATCCCAGCTGTTTCCCTATCCCAGCTGTTTCTGTGTCTGTATCCCAGGTGTCTCTATTCCGGCTgtttccctgtcccagctgtttCTCTATTCCGGCTgtttccctgtcccagctgtttctctattccagctgtttccctatCCCAGCTGTTTCTGTGTTCTAGGTGTGTCTCTATCCCAGCTGTTTCTCTATTCCGGCTgtttccctgtcccagctgtttCCCTATCCCAGCTGTTTCTGTGTCTGTATCCCAGGTGTCTCTATTCCGGCTgtttccctgtcccagctgtttctctattccagctgtttccctgtcccagctgtttctctattccagctgtttccctgtcccagctgttcCTGGGTGCCGCGGCCCCTCCGGGCCGGCAGGGGGCGCAGTGGTGCGCGGGGCTCATTGCGCatgcgcggggcggggcgggcggaaGCGCGGCGGAGGGCGAGGGGCGCCCATGGGGCTCCTTAAAGGCGCCGCCGGCGCGGAGCCGCCTCCCGGTCCCGGAGGGACGCGCCAAGCCTGGCTGGAATGAGCAGGTGGGGCGGAACCCCCGGCACTTCCCCCGACACCCCCGTTCCCCCCACGTCATCCCCGCTCGTGGTCCGGCACGCGTGGCcgctgcctcagtttcccccggTGTCGGGGCTCGTGCGGCCGCGGGGGGGGGCGTGGAGGCGGCCGCAGGGACCCCCGGGCTCCCCTCACGGGGAGGGGGCGCACCCCGGGCCTGCAGATCCTGGAGAGGGAGGTGTAGGGCcaggggagggggcacagccctgggttGGGGGGCTCGAACCCCTCAGGGGGCcgcaggctccaggcagggggAGAAACCGCGCAGGGGCTCGGCCCCAGGATggggggccggggctgctcgGGGACACAGAGGAACTGTCCCTGCTCGGGGACACAGCAGaactgtccctgccccaggccaggctgctcgGGGACACAGCAgcgctgtccctgctgctggcagagcgctctgtgccccagcaggAGGGGATCCCCCCGGGCTGCAAGGTGGGCACCCCGCTTCAACCCCCcgaggctggagcagcccagggccaaGGATTTCCCTCAGGCTCGGGGCTGGACTCAGCTGGGCCCTTCCAGCCCGGCAAGAGCCCCTTGGGCTCCCCCGCAGGCCCCGTCCCTGGGAATTGTTCgcattaattttgttttccccctTGTTGTCACCGTGCCATAGCCAGCCCCACTGAcaggccaggcagagcagggctctgagtTTGGGGGCATATTTTAGggctctgggtttgggggtATATTTTAGGGctctgggtttggggacatATTTTAGGGCTCTGGATTTAATGGCATATTTTAGggctctgggtttgggggtATATTTTAGGGctctgggtttggggacatATTTTAGGGCTCTGGATTTAATGGCATATTTTAGGGctctgggtttggggacatATTTTAGGGctctgggtttggggacatATTTTAGGGCTCTGGATTTAATGGCATATTTTAGggctctgggtttgggggtATATTTTAGGGCTCTGGGTTTGGGGGACATATTTTAGGGCTCTGGATTTAATGGCATGTTTTAGggctctgggtttgggggtATATTTTAGGGctctgggtttggggacatATTTTAGGGCTCTGGATTTAATGGCATATTTTAGggctctgggtttgggggtATATTTTAGGGctctgggtttggggacatATTTTAGGGCTCTGGATTTAATGGCATATTTTAGggctctgggtttgggggtATATTTTAGGGctctgggtttggggacatATTTTAGGGCTCTGGATTTAATGGCATATTTTAGggctctgggtttgggggtATATTTTAGGGctctgggtttggggacatATTTTAGGGCTCTGGATTTAATGGCATATTTTAGGGctctgggtttggggacatATTTTAGGGCTCTGGGTTGGGGGACATATTTTAGGGCTCTGGATTTAATGGCATGTTTTAGggctctgggtttgggggtATATTTTAGGGctctgggtttggggacatATTTTAGGGCTCTGGATTTAATGGCATATTTTAGggctctgggtttgggggtATATTTTAGGGctctgggtttggggacatATTTTAGGGCTCTGGATTTAATGGCATATTTTAGGGctctgggtttggggacatATTTTAGGGctctgggtttggggacatATTTTAGGGCTCTGGATTTAATGGCATATTTTAGggctctgggtttgggggtATATTTTAGGGctctgggtttggggacatATTTTAGGGCTCTGGATTTAATGGCATATTTTAGGGctctgggtttggggacatATTTTAGGGctctgggtttggggacatATTTTAGGGCTCTGGATTTAATGGCATGTTTTAGggctctgggtttgggggtATATTTTAGGGctctgggtttggggacatATTTTAGGGCTCTGGATTTAATGGCATATTTTAGggctctgggtttgggggtATATTTTAGGGCTCTGGCTTTAGGGGTGTATTTTACCCTGCACAGAaaagggagcagctcccagctgagaGGGGAGCTTGGACACAAACAGGAAGCCCCGGaggtgccccagtgcccagcaccagcagcggggctgtgctggggcacgTCACAAGGAGAGAGTTTATCaggtggggcagagctgggagcaggagattTCCCCTGGCTTGCGtcaggctgagcagcagggctgggtcaCGGCGAGGATCCGGAGGCAGCGCCCTGCCCGTGGCACGGCTCTGCCATGGCTGTGGGGTCAGCGGGGCACGTGCCACGCTGCCACGGCGTGATGGGTGCCCAAAGAGCGCCCACATCCTGGGGCACTGCAGGGTGTGGGCTCAGACAGACCCAGCTCCCCGTGGGGCTGGCAcacgggcagggctgggatggatccagctctcccagcagggctggggcctgTGCCAGGACAGACCCAGCTCCCGGGGGGGCTGGCACGTGTGGCTTCAGGACAGACCTGTCCCAACTTGCAGCCTTGGTCACCCAACAATTCCTGAGCCCATAAAGGAGAGATTTATGACTTCTCTGACCTTGCGAATTGATGAGTCAGATGGTGAAGGTTTTTTGCTGCATTCCCAGGCTTTAAAGAACCCTGGGTTCCCAGAGCCTGGAAGCTCTCCTGCTATGGCCCTGTCCCAGCGTCATAATGATCCCCAGGCCGCAGCGAGGGGGAGCAGCTGGTGCTGAATGTGCCGAGGGTCATTTCTCCACATCCTTCTCGCTGGGAAGGGTGTGATATCCCCTGCTTCCCGACGGCAGCACACCAGccctggaggctgcagccttGCCAAGCCCAGCGGGACCGGGCAGGAGGTTTCAGATGCCTAAACCCTTCCTGGGATTCTTGTTGCAAACTCACGAGGGGGATCTCCCCTTCACTGGtgtcctgccctggctgccctgggctctgctgccaccccagccagagctggggaggCTGTCACCGTCACAGCATGGCTGGTCTTTGGACTttgttccttcctttccttAATTTTCCGagtgcagggaggggacagtcCTCCTTCCCCAAGGACATGGAAGGCTGGACTGTCTccacctctgcagccaggctgggcctgctgccagtgtggggccagggggcgttatcagggctgggctggccctgggagccagtccctgtccccccccAGGCCACGCTGATTGTGGGGGGCCCTCGGTGCCGTGTGCTGCAGCGATAGCACGGCGGGCGTGGGACACCTGTGGGAcactctgctgggctggggatgctgggggggCTCCAGGGGACCTCACCCTtggacagggaccccccaggCTGGAGCATCCTCTGTTCTGCATTGCAGGGGGACAGTGCCATGGCTGAGAAGCTGGCACCGAGCCCCGGCGGGGGCATCACGCCACTGCAGCAGATGCTGGCCTCGGGGACAGGGGCCATCCTCACCTCCCTCTTCGGTGAGCATGGTGTGGTGAGGTGGGTGCCAGGGTGGGGGGCTGGCACGGGGCTGGCACGGCTAAGGGATGGTGTGTTTGGTGTCTTTGCAGTGACGCCACTGGACGTGGTGAAGATCCGGCTGCAGGCCCAGAGGACCCCCTTCTCCAAAGGTAACCCTCCAAAGGGGCAGGGCgggggggctgcagccagtcccctggcaggggtgtctcagctggcacagctggtggCAGGGTCTCTGCTCTGGAGCGTGGGGCCATGGCGAGGTGGCAGGTTACCACGGGCCCGGGGGccctgctgggggagctgggctggtgcttGGCTCTGTCCTTGCCCCTTCACAGCCCCGTGCCTGGCAGCCCCCCGGCCTCCAGAGgctcagcctgctgcagctgctgccctttgttCCAGTCTCCATGCTGCTCCCCTTGGGCTCTGCCCCTTCCTGTGTGGTcactgggctggggctggccccaAGGGACTGGTTTGGTGACAATAGGAACTGCTTGGGAAGTGGCTGTGGGGGCATGCAGTCACCCACAGAGCTGTCCTGCCGCCCAGCCCCGGGTGGTGGCGTGTCCCCTGTGGTTGCTCAGTGTGTCCCATTGTGTGTTTCAGTGTTGGCAGCGCAGTCAGTGCCCTGGGGCGCTCAGCCGGCCACATGTGAGTACGCCgggggctcctgctgccagtgGCTTTGCTTTCCCAAGCCTTCATCCTGGTTTGCTTCTCCACTGGTGGTGGCTTGGGCTCCTCTGGCTGTGGGGACATCCCTGCACTGTGGGGGctgacactgtccccagcccaggctgccctgcagccctgctttggggctggctgtgcctcaTCTATGGGGATCTGTTGTGCAGCTGGCCTGGCTGTGTGTGGTCTTGTCactctgtcctgctgccacaTCAAAGTCCCCTTGGATTTTTCCTAACTGGTGTCCCTTGTGCCTGGCTTGGGAGCACAGTGGAGGGGCCAATGCTGACGTCCCCACTGTGCCAAGGCAGCAGAGCCAAGACCAAGTGAGGCATAAACCCTCTCCCGGTGCTGGCAGTGGGTCCTGCTGTGtgcccacccctgccatggagctgggtgtccccatggcccTGGTTCTGGCCATGATCAGACCCTTGTGCAGGGTTGTTCCTCTCCTGGTCTCGGGCTGGTCCGCACTGGGCTCAGGCACTGAGGGTTTGGCTCCTTCCTGGAAGATGTGGCAGCTTTGGGGTCAGGTGTGCAGGGCATGGGGCAGAGGGGAAGGCTCTCCTGTGTGATGGCAGTGCTGTTGTTTCCTCCTCAGGGAAGTGTTTCCTCTACTGCAACGGGCTCATGGACCACCTGTACGTCTGCCAGAACGGCAGCAGCTGCACCGCCTGGTACAAGGCCCCTGGGCACTTCACTGGCACGCTGGTAGGAGCCCCAGGCAtggccagggcctccccaccccaGAGGGGTATCAGGGTGTTTTCTGGGGGTTGTTTGTCCTTCTCCCACCTGTAACTGCTGTCCCTGGTGCTCCGCTCTCTCCCCAGGATGCCTTTGTGAAGATCACACGCAATGAGGGCATCAGATCTCTGTGGAGCGGCCTGCCCCCCACCCTGTGAGTCTGGGGATTCTGGCTGCTACCACCTGCCCAGGAATACAGGTCCcaagctccctgccagcccccagggaggccctgtgcccctcactgcccttctcctcctcgCAGGGTCATGGCCGTGCCAGCCACCGTCATTTACTTCACCACCTACGACCAACTCCGGGACTACCTGCGCACCCGGGTGGGGAGCTGGAACCACTACATCCCCCTGCTGGCTGGGGCCCTGGCCAGGCGTGAGTGCCCCTCCTCTCTGGGGTCCCCCATGCCCGCTCAGTGCCCACATTCAGTGCTGGCTCTCCTGGCACggtgctggtggctctgggacgGCCGCTGGAGCGGACAGAGCTCACTCCCCGTGTCCCTTGTGTTGCAGTGGGTGCTGTGACAGTCATCAGCCCCCTGGAGCTGATCCGCACCAAGATGCAGTCCCGGCAGCTCAGCTACCGCGAGCTGCGTGTGTGCATCCAGTCTGCAGTGGCCCAGGACGGCTGGCTGTCCctctggaggggctggggacccACCGTGCTGCGGGACGTCCCCTTCTCGGGTAtgctggggggcactggggtgtgggggcccagggcagccctgtgctgctggggggtGCCCAGTGGtagccctggtgtcccctctcccccagctctgtaCTGGTTTAACTACGAGCTGGTGAGGTcgtggctctgcaggcaggcctggctGGACGGGTCCACGTTCACGGTCAGCTTCGCATCCGGGGCCATCTCTGGCACGGTGAGTTTGGGAtgctggggctccctggggGGTTGGCGCCTGtgggagggaggggtggggctgggaggtgacagcagagctggcactgggcaggAACGCCAGGTCCTGGCTCACCATGCAGTGCCAACCCCACAGGTGGCCGCGGTGCTGACGCTGCCCTTCGACGTGGTCAAAACGCATCGGCAGATCGAGCTGGGAAACAGTGAGGTGCACCCAGGTGAGGGGCTGGCTCCAGGGGggcacccagcactgcccaggggtGCCCCCCAAGCCTCAcctgctcccctctccccacagtCACAGCCTCCAGGCCTTCCAAGCCTTCCTCCACCTGGCTGCTCATGCAGCGGATCCGCGCCGA contains:
- the SLC25A39 gene encoding probable mitochondrial glutathione transporter SLC25A39 isoform X2 codes for the protein MLGGLQGTSPLDRDPPGWSILCSALQGDSAMAEKLAPSPGGGITPLQQMLASGTGAILTSLFVTPLDVVKIRLQAQRTPFSKGKCFLYCNGLMDHLYVCQNGSSCTAWYKAPGHFTGTLDAFVKITRNEGIRSLWSGLPPTLVMAVPATVIYFTTYDQLRDYLRTRVGSWNHYIPLLAGALARLGAVTVISPLELIRTKMQSRQLSYRELRVCIQSAVAQDGWLSLWRGWGPTVLRDVPFSALYWFNYELVRSWLCRQAWLDGSTFTVSFASGAISGTVAAVLTLPFDVVKTHRQIELGNSEVHPVTASRPSKPSSTWLLMQRIRAESGTRGLFAGFLPRVIKVAPACAIMISTYEFGKSFFQKLNQEQQLRGL
- the SLC25A39 gene encoding probable mitochondrial glutathione transporter SLC25A39 isoform X4, which encodes MAEKLAPSPGGGITPLQQMLASGTGAILTSLFVTPLDVVKIRLQAQRTPFSKGKCFLYCNGLMDHLYVCQNGSSCTAWYKAPGHFTGTLDAFVKITRNEGIRSLWSGLPPTLVMAVPATVIYFTTYDQLRDYLRTRVGSWNHYIPLLAGALARLGAVTVISPLELIRTKMQSRQLSYRELRVCIQSAVAQDGWLSLWRGWGPTVLRDVPFSALYWFNYELVRSWLCRQAWLDGSTFTVSFASGAISGTVAAVLTLPFDVVKTHRQIELGNSEVHPVTASRPSKPSSTWLLMQRIRAESGTRGLFAGFLPRVIKVAPACAIMISTYEFGKSFFQKLNQEQQLRGL
- the SLC25A39 gene encoding probable mitochondrial glutathione transporter SLC25A39 isoform X3 is translated as MAEKLAPSPGGGITPLQQMLASGTGAILTSLFVTPLDVVKIRLQAQRTPFSKVLAAQSVPWGAQPATWKCFLYCNGLMDHLYVCQNGSSCTAWYKAPGHFTGTLDAFVKITRNEGIRSLWSGLPPTLVMAVPATVIYFTTYDQLRDYLRTRVGSWNHYIPLLAGALARLGAVTVISPLELIRTKMQSRQLSYRELRVCIQSAVAQDGWLSLWRGWGPTVLRDVPFSALYWFNYELVRSWLCRQAWLDGSTFTVSFASGAISGTVAAVLTLPFDVVKTHRQIELGNSEVHPVTASRPSKPSSTWLLMQRIRAESGTRGLFAGFLPRVIKVAPACAIMISTYEFGKSFFQKLNQEQQLRGL
- the SLC25A39 gene encoding probable mitochondrial glutathione transporter SLC25A39 isoform X1, whose product is MLGGLQGTSPLDRDPPGWSILCSALQGDSAMAEKLAPSPGGGITPLQQMLASGTGAILTSLFVTPLDVVKIRLQAQRTPFSKVLAAQSVPWGAQPATWKCFLYCNGLMDHLYVCQNGSSCTAWYKAPGHFTGTLDAFVKITRNEGIRSLWSGLPPTLVMAVPATVIYFTTYDQLRDYLRTRVGSWNHYIPLLAGALARLGAVTVISPLELIRTKMQSRQLSYRELRVCIQSAVAQDGWLSLWRGWGPTVLRDVPFSALYWFNYELVRSWLCRQAWLDGSTFTVSFASGAISGTVAAVLTLPFDVVKTHRQIELGNSEVHPVTASRPSKPSSTWLLMQRIRAESGTRGLFAGFLPRVIKVAPACAIMISTYEFGKSFFQKLNQEQQLRGL